The Muricauda sp. SCSIO 65647 genome includes a region encoding these proteins:
- a CDS encoding nucleoside triphosphate pyrophosphohydrolase family protein, with protein sequence MKSKIKAVELFHNSFGLGVSEAPRANLGESKNLLRYKLMREENEEYLEAANNGDLIEVADALGDMLYILCGTILEHGMQHKIEEVFEEIQKSNMSKLGSDGKPIYREDGKVLKGPNYFKPDIKTIIEK encoded by the coding sequence ATGAAGAGCAAGATCAAAGCCGTTGAGCTATTTCATAATTCTTTCGGACTTGGTGTTTCTGAGGCGCCTCGGGCCAATTTAGGGGAAAGTAAAAATTTGTTGCGCTACAAACTTATGCGCGAAGAAAATGAAGAATATTTAGAGGCGGCCAATAATGGTGATTTGATCGAGGTGGCCGATGCATTGGGCGATATGCTCTACATTCTCTGTGGAACCATTCTTGAGCATGGCATGCAGCATAAGATAGAAGAGGTTTTTGAAGAAATACAAAAAAGTAATATGAGCAAGTTGGGCAGTGATGGCAAACCAATTTACAGAGAAGATGGCAAGGTACTCAAGGGTCCCAACTATTTCAAGCCAGATATCAAAACTATCATAGAGAAATAA
- a CDS encoding mechanosensitive ion channel family protein, with product MVQNQGDGLEKVIKKDIWGSIEEFLSWGFHYGEGEKSIHITIGLLLLLITAFFATSFVLKLIRKIFTRKMEVDDKLKFISVFKFIKYVVYVAVILITMSAAGINITILITASAALFVGLGLALQELFQDIIAGLLIIIDKSLRVGDIVDVNGKVGKVFEIKLRTTRAITRDDKIIVIPNHKFISDIIYNYTQNHKMTRERVDVGVAYGSDVQLVTKLLEEVAHEQKGVLKTPKPFVLFEDFGDSALLFSIHFFVTDSFGDPKIKSAMRYGIDAKFRQNNITIPFPQRDVHFYQHMPIDITSAAKKT from the coding sequence ATGGTACAAAATCAAGGTGACGGTTTGGAAAAGGTCATCAAAAAAGACATTTGGGGCTCGATAGAAGAATTTCTTTCATGGGGATTTCACTACGGCGAAGGGGAAAAATCCATCCATATCACTATTGGGCTCTTGCTACTGCTCATCACGGCTTTTTTTGCGACCAGTTTTGTGCTGAAATTGATACGCAAAATTTTTACCAGAAAAATGGAAGTAGACGATAAACTGAAGTTCATCAGTGTCTTCAAGTTTATCAAATATGTGGTCTATGTAGCCGTTATTTTGATCACCATGAGCGCGGCGGGTATAAACATTACCATACTGATTACCGCTTCGGCTGCACTTTTTGTGGGCTTGGGCCTCGCCCTGCAAGAATTGTTTCAAGATATCATTGCGGGGCTGCTGATTATCATTGACAAATCGTTGCGCGTCGGCGATATTGTTGATGTAAATGGTAAAGTGGGTAAGGTCTTTGAAATAAAACTGCGTACCACTAGGGCGATCACACGAGATGATAAGATCATTGTTATTCCCAACCACAAGTTCATAAGCGATATTATCTACAATTACACCCAAAACCACAAAATGACCCGTGAAAGGGTAGATGTGGGGGTAGCCTATGGCAGTGATGTGCAATTGGTGACCAAATTGCTCGAAGAAGTGGCCCATGAACAAAAAGGTGTTTTGAAAACCCCAAAACCGTTTGTGCTCTTTGAAGATTTTGGCGATTCGGCCCTTTTGTTCTCCATACACTTTTTTGTAACGGACAGCTTTGGAGACCCCAAGATCAAAAGTGCTATGCGCTATGGTATCGATGCAAAGTTTAGGCAAAACAACATTACCATTCCTTTCCCTCAAAGAGACGTGCATTTTTATCAGCATATGCCCATAGATATCACTTCAGCAGCAAAGAAAACATGA
- a CDS encoding DUF4920 domain-containing protein has protein sequence MKLFNTLFVVSLSLCAIHISYAQDKNKTHSLFGNAFQQSENGKGTAVFESLKVNDTLKTQFSGRIVEVCQAKGCWMKVDLQDGNQVFVRFKDYGFFVPTDAAGKNVMANGKAFLEEMSVDEQRHYAEDAGASEDELVKITSPKRTYRFEADGVLIEN, from the coding sequence ATGAAATTATTTAACACATTATTTGTTGTTTCTTTAAGTCTGTGCGCCATACACATTTCATATGCGCAAGACAAAAACAAAACGCATTCGCTTTTTGGAAACGCTTTTCAACAATCAGAAAATGGCAAGGGCACTGCTGTATTTGAAAGTTTAAAGGTCAATGACACTTTGAAAACACAGTTTTCTGGGCGAATAGTCGAAGTTTGCCAGGCAAAAGGCTGCTGGATGAAGGTTGATTTGCAAGATGGCAACCAAGTCTTTGTAAGGTTCAAGGATTATGGATTCTTTGTGCCCACCGATGCTGCCGGTAAAAACGTAATGGCCAACGGGAAAGCTTTTTTGGAAGAAATGTCAGTTGATGAACAACGACATTATGCTGAAGATGCCGGTGCTTCTGAAGACGAGTTGGTAAAAATCACTTCACCTAAACGCACCTATCGCTTTGAAGCCGATGGGGTGTTGATAGAGAATTGA
- a CDS encoding nucleotide exchange factor GrpE — MSKKNKVQEMEENKNQQNIEDTVVENKTITEEGDPSEELVQEEISLEQQLHDDLAKEKDKFLRLFAEFENFKKRTSKERMELFKTAGQEIMLALLPVLDDFDRALKEISKSEDKELFKGVDLINNKLRETLKSKGLEEFKVKEGDTFDAEVHDAITQIPAPNKKMKGKIIDVIEKGFKLGDRIIRHPKVVVGN, encoded by the coding sequence ATGAGCAAAAAGAACAAGGTTCAAGAAATGGAAGAAAATAAGAATCAGCAAAACATAGAAGATACAGTGGTCGAGAACAAGACCATTACGGAAGAAGGAGACCCAAGCGAAGAATTAGTGCAAGAAGAAATCTCGTTAGAACAACAGTTGCATGATGATCTGGCAAAAGAGAAAGATAAATTTCTTCGTTTGTTCGCCGAGTTCGAAAATTTCAAGAAACGCACCTCAAAAGAGCGCATGGAGCTTTTCAAAACAGCAGGTCAAGAAATTATGTTGGCCTTGCTTCCCGTATTGGATGATTTTGACAGGGCACTCAAGGAAATCTCTAAATCTGAGGACAAAGAACTCTTTAAAGGGGTTGACCTCATCAATAACAAACTTCGTGAAACCCTTAAGTCAAAAGGATTGGAAGAATTCAAAGTGAAAGAGGGCGATACCTTTGATGCTGAGGTGCACGATGCGATTACCCAAATACCCGCTCCCAATAAAAAAATGAAGGGCAAAATTATCGATGTGATCGAAAAGGGCTTCAAGTTGGGCGATCGAATCATCCGTCATCCGAAGGTGGTGGTAGGCAATTAA
- a CDS encoding P-II family nitrogen regulator, translating to MKKVEAIIRKSKFDEVKKALHQIEVNFFSYWDVTGVGNEKQGHVYRGISYSTSDIQRRYLVIVVSDDFLEKTLETLFSSASTGNVGDGKIFVSEVTEVYRIRTKESGSAAIN from the coding sequence ATGAAAAAAGTCGAGGCAATCATTAGAAAATCAAAGTTTGATGAAGTGAAAAAAGCACTACATCAAATCGAGGTGAACTTTTTTAGTTATTGGGATGTTACCGGAGTGGGTAACGAAAAACAGGGGCATGTCTATCGGGGAATCTCATACAGTACGTCTGATATCCAGAGAAGGTATCTGGTTATCGTGGTATCTGATGATTTTTTGGAAAAAACCCTTGAAACCCTTTTCAGTTCAGCATCAACTGGCAATGTAGGTGACGGTAAAATTTTCGTGTCAGAAGTCACCGAGGTGTATCGAATCAGAACCAAAGAAAGTGGAAGCGCCGCAATCAACTAA
- the dnaJ gene encoding molecular chaperone DnaJ, whose amino-acid sequence MKQDYYEILGVSKNASAAEIKKAYRKKALEFHPDKNPGDAKAEEMFKKSAEAYEVLSNPDKRAKYDQFGHAAFEGGGFGGGGMNMEDIFSQFGDIFGSAFGGGFGGFGGFGGQRRVKGSNLRIRVKLTLDEVANGVEKKVKVRRKVQAEGVTYKTCPTCNGSGQVTKITNTILGRMQTATTCNTCGGAGQIIDKRPSDADMQGLKAVEETVSIKIPAGVEDGMQLKVSGKGNEAPGNGVPGDLLVAIETVEHKTLKREGDNLHYDLYISISDAVLGTSKEIDTVGGKVRIKLEPGIQSGKILRLRNKGISSLNSYGSGDLLVHVNVWTPKELTREQREFFERMQNDGNFEPKPEKSDKSFFEKVKDMFS is encoded by the coding sequence ATGAAACAAGACTATTACGAAATACTCGGGGTTTCAAAGAACGCTTCTGCCGCAGAGATAAAAAAGGCTTATCGCAAGAAGGCCTTAGAGTTTCATCCTGACAAAAACCCTGGTGATGCCAAGGCTGAGGAAATGTTCAAAAAATCCGCTGAGGCCTATGAGGTGCTCAGTAATCCAGATAAGCGTGCCAAGTACGACCAATTTGGGCATGCCGCATTTGAAGGAGGTGGTTTCGGTGGCGGCGGAATGAACATGGAAGATATCTTCAGCCAGTTCGGGGATATTTTCGGAAGTGCATTCGGTGGTGGTTTTGGCGGTTTTGGCGGTTTCGGTGGCCAACGACGTGTCAAAGGAAGCAATCTTCGCATAAGGGTAAAACTCACTTTGGATGAAGTGGCCAATGGTGTGGAAAAAAAGGTCAAGGTACGACGCAAAGTACAGGCCGAAGGGGTTACCTATAAGACATGCCCCACCTGTAATGGAAGTGGGCAGGTCACAAAAATCACCAATACCATCTTGGGAAGGATGCAGACCGCTACCACCTGTAACACTTGTGGAGGGGCGGGCCAAATCATTGACAAAAGGCCCAGTGATGCCGATATGCAGGGGCTGAAGGCGGTTGAAGAGACCGTTTCAATAAAGATACCTGCCGGTGTAGAAGACGGTATGCAACTAAAGGTTTCGGGCAAAGGCAATGAGGCACCGGGCAACGGTGTGCCAGGAGACCTTTTGGTGGCCATTGAGACAGTTGAGCACAAAACCTTGAAGCGAGAGGGTGACAATCTTCATTACGATCTCTATATCAGTATATCAGATGCCGTTTTAGGCACATCAAAAGAGATTGATACCGTAGGGGGCAAGGTGCGAATCAAATTAGAGCCAGGCATTCAATCGGGAAAAATATTGCGGTTGAGAAACAAGGGTATTTCAAGCCTGAACAGTTATGGAAGCGGTGATTTGCTCGTGCATGTCAATGTTTGGACACCAAAAGAATTGACCCGTGAACAACGTGAATTTTTTGAGCGCATGCAGAATGATGGCAATTTCGAGCCCAAACCTGAAAAATCTGACAAGTCTTTCTTTGAAAAAGTAAAAGATATGTTCTCATAA
- a CDS encoding ABC transporter ATP-binding protein gives MDHILVADSVTKNYGGHRALSQISLKIPENSIYGLLGPNGAGKTSLIRIINQITHPDSGTVFFNGEKLAPHHIAMIGYLPEERGLYKSMKVGEQALYLAQLKGLPKTEAKKRLKYWFDRLEIGDWWNRKIQELSKGMAQKVQFIVTVLHEPKLLIFDEPFSGFDPINANAIKDEILRLRQQGASIIFSTHRMESVEELCEYIALIHQSEKILDGKLADIKNAHKKNIFQVSLKTAESYREKLADLNGKFELTKDEYNPLEGQLNITVQLPTDDTSILLGELSTWGNIVHFEETIPTANDIFIQTVKAKDQWAS, from the coding sequence ATGGATCACATACTGGTTGCTGATTCGGTAACGAAAAACTATGGCGGTCATAGGGCCTTGAGCCAAATTTCATTGAAAATTCCAGAGAATTCCATTTATGGTCTTTTGGGTCCGAATGGCGCGGGCAAGACCTCATTGATACGTATAATCAACCAAATTACCCACCCCGACAGCGGAACGGTCTTTTTTAATGGAGAAAAACTGGCGCCCCATCATATTGCCATGATAGGATACCTGCCTGAAGAACGCGGGCTCTATAAAAGTATGAAAGTAGGTGAGCAGGCCCTCTATTTGGCACAGTTAAAGGGGTTGCCCAAGACAGAAGCAAAGAAAAGATTGAAATATTGGTTCGATCGGCTTGAAATAGGTGACTGGTGGAATCGAAAAATTCAAGAACTTTCAAAGGGAATGGCCCAAAAGGTGCAATTTATCGTAACCGTGTTGCATGAACCCAAACTATTGATATTTGACGAACCGTTCAGTGGATTCGATCCCATTAATGCCAATGCCATAAAAGATGAGATCTTGCGATTAAGGCAGCAGGGAGCCTCAATTATTTTCTCTACCCATCGTATGGAATCTGTTGAAGAACTCTGCGAATACATTGCTTTGATTCACCAATCTGAGAAAATATTGGATGGTAAGCTTGCCGATATAAAAAATGCCCACAAAAAGAACATCTTTCAAGTTTCTTTGAAAACTGCCGAGAGCTACCGAGAAAAACTGGCCGACCTAAACGGTAAATTTGAACTCACGAAAGATGAATATAATCCGTTGGAAGGGCAGCTGAACATCACTGTACAGTTGCCTACTGATGACACATCGATACTGTTGGGTGAGCTATCGACATGGGGTAATATTGTTCACTTTGAAGAGACCATTCCTACAGCCAACGATATTTTTATTCAAACCGTAAAAGCAAAAGACCAATGGGCAAGTTAA
- a CDS encoding TIGR01777 family oxidoreductase, with protein MKVLVTGATGLIGTAIVDRLIKKGHVVHYLTTSKRKIESRDGYKGFYWNPSRSEIDANALQDVSVIINLAGSTISQRWTSKNKKKILNSRLQSLETLENALTKSKNDSVKMLITASAIGIYPNSETELYGEAVESVDESFLGEVTKKWEAKANNLEQLGLKVAKIRIGLVLSTDGGALPSLSRPIKYYVGAPLGSGEQWQSWIHIDDLARVFMYVMENELTGVYNGVAPNPVTNAKLTKEVANILGRPLWLPNVPKWALQLILGEMSYLLFASQRVSSKKIEKKGFSFEHPNLAEALRHLFDPSPSN; from the coding sequence ATGAAAGTTTTGGTTACTGGCGCGACCGGATTGATAGGCACGGCAATAGTCGATAGATTGATCAAGAAAGGGCACGTCGTACATTATCTGACCACCAGCAAGAGAAAAATTGAGAGCCGTGATGGTTATAAAGGATTTTATTGGAATCCTTCGCGCTCAGAAATAGATGCCAATGCTTTACAAGATGTGTCTGTCATTATCAACCTGGCCGGATCCACTATCAGCCAACGATGGACATCAAAAAACAAGAAAAAGATTTTGAACAGCAGGTTGCAAAGCCTTGAAACACTTGAAAACGCCCTAACAAAGTCGAAAAATGACAGTGTGAAAATGTTGATAACGGCTTCTGCGATCGGAATCTACCCCAATTCAGAAACCGAATTATATGGCGAGGCCGTTGAAAGTGTCGATGAAAGTTTTTTGGGCGAGGTGACCAAAAAATGGGAGGCAAAGGCCAACAACTTAGAACAGTTGGGCTTGAAAGTGGCCAAAATACGAATCGGGTTGGTGCTCTCTACCGATGGCGGTGCCCTGCCTTCACTGTCAAGGCCTATCAAATATTACGTTGGCGCCCCGTTGGGCTCTGGCGAACAATGGCAATCTTGGATCCATATCGATGACCTTGCAAGAGTGTTCATGTATGTGATGGAGAATGAACTCACGGGTGTATATAACGGGGTAGCGCCCAACCCGGTGACCAACGCAAAACTAACAAAAGAAGTAGCAAACATATTGGGTAGGCCACTATGGCTTCCCAATGTGCCAAAATGGGCATTACAACTGATCTTGGGCGAAATGTCATACCTGCTGTTCGCCAGTCAACGGGTCAGTTCAAAGAAAATAGAGAAAAAGGGTTTTTCTTTCGAACACCCCAATCTAGCGGAAGCATTGCGGCATCTCTTTGACCCATCCCCATCAAATTAA
- the mnmD gene encoding tRNA (5-methylaminomethyl-2-thiouridine)(34)-methyltransferase MnmD, translating to MKRKIVQTGDGSKTIQITEWNERYHSIHGAVQEAYHVFIKHGFEHVAKQRVEILEMGFGTGLNALITFLEAQKNDREVNYCGVEAFPITMKESIELNYCDVLDASKFEKVFEQMHLSPWGTKTAVTPNFTLEKRKQDFFDVDDRETFDLVYFDAFGARVQPELWTERLFEKMFQALRTQGVLVTYSAKGSVRRAMQNVGFLVERLPGPPGKREMLRATKP from the coding sequence TTGAAAAGAAAGATTGTTCAAACTGGTGACGGTTCAAAGACCATTCAAATAACAGAATGGAACGAGCGGTACCATTCAATACACGGTGCGGTTCAAGAGGCATACCATGTCTTTATCAAACACGGATTTGAGCATGTGGCGAAGCAAAGGGTAGAAATTCTTGAGATGGGCTTTGGTACGGGGCTCAATGCCCTGATCACCTTTTTAGAAGCTCAGAAAAACGATAGGGAAGTAAACTATTGTGGGGTAGAGGCCTTTCCAATTACCATGAAAGAAAGTATTGAACTCAACTACTGTGATGTACTCGATGCTTCCAAATTTGAAAAAGTGTTTGAGCAGATGCATCTTTCCCCATGGGGAACAAAAACAGCCGTTACCCCCAACTTCACCCTCGAAAAAAGAAAACAAGACTTTTTTGATGTCGATGACCGTGAAACTTTTGACTTGGTCTATTTCGATGCTTTTGGTGCCCGTGTGCAGCCCGAGCTTTGGACGGAGAGACTCTTTGAAAAAATGTTTCAGGCCCTCAGAACACAAGGTGTTTTGGTGACCTATTCGGCCAAGGGCAGTGTTAGGCGCGCCATGCAAAACGTGGGTTTCTTAGTTGAACGACTGCCCGGCCCACCGGGGAAGCGTGAAATGCTTCGGGCAACAAAGCCCTGA
- a CDS encoding branched-chain amino acid aminotransferase: MNKIAVERTKRSRIDSVDFNNLAFGSVFADHMLVCDYKNGQWGAPKITPYQSMELDPSAKIFHYGQSIFEGMKAYKDDEGGVWLFRPEENQRRLNISAKRLAMPELPKEIFMEGLVTLLQIDRDWVPRKEGSSLYVRPFMFASGKGFHASPADEFRFMIALAPSGPYFSGKVSVLIEERYSRAANGGVGFAKAGGNYAAQFYPTQLAVEKGYNQIIWTDDNTHEYIEEAGAMNIFIRINDTLITAPTNDRILDGITRKSILDIAADMGIETEVRKIAVAEVIEAAKDGSLKEMFGAGTAAVVSPISSFGYKEVDYDLPELGKSYATILKKRITDIQYNRGEDKFGWRFRVV, from the coding sequence ATGAACAAAATTGCAGTTGAACGCACAAAGCGTTCAAGAATAGATTCGGTTGATTTCAATAATTTGGCGTTCGGCAGTGTATTTGCCGATCATATGTTGGTATGCGATTATAAAAATGGTCAATGGGGGGCGCCCAAAATAACACCTTATCAATCGATGGAATTGGACCCATCTGCCAAAATATTCCATTACGGACAGTCTATTTTTGAAGGAATGAAGGCCTATAAAGATGACGAGGGTGGCGTTTGGCTCTTTAGGCCAGAGGAAAACCAGAGAAGGCTCAACATTTCCGCCAAAAGATTGGCCATGCCCGAACTGCCCAAAGAAATTTTCATGGAAGGCCTTGTGACCCTTTTGCAGATCGACCGTGATTGGGTGCCACGTAAAGAGGGGAGCTCACTCTATGTGCGCCCTTTTATGTTTGCCTCAGGAAAGGGTTTTCACGCTTCCCCTGCCGATGAATTCAGATTCATGATTGCCCTGGCCCCATCGGGCCCATACTTTTCAGGTAAGGTAAGTGTACTCATAGAAGAGCGGTATTCCCGTGCCGCGAACGGTGGGGTTGGTTTTGCAAAAGCTGGAGGAAATTACGCCGCACAGTTCTATCCGACCCAACTTGCAGTAGAAAAAGGATACAACCAGATCATCTGGACAGATGACAATACCCATGAATATATTGAAGAGGCAGGTGCCATGAACATATTCATACGCATCAATGATACCCTCATTACCGCCCCTACCAATGATCGTATTCTAGATGGCATCACACGCAAAAGCATCTTGGACATTGCCGCTGATATGGGAATTGAGACAGAGGTCAGAAAAATAGCAGTGGCCGAAGTTATCGAAGCGGCCAAAGATGGTTCCTTAAAAGAAATGTTCGGTGCGGGCACGGCCGCGGTGGTTTCACCGATCTCGAGCTTTGGTTATAAAGAAGTCGATTATGATTTGCCGGAGCTGGGGAAAAGTTATGCCACAATACTCAAAAAAAGGATTACCGACATACAATATAATCGCGGAGAAGATAAGTTTGGTTGGCGATTTCGTGTTGTTTGA
- a CDS encoding ammonium transporter, whose amino-acid sequence MEAGLFTANNVWMMVCTGLVFFMHLGFSFLEIGLTRQKNTVNILFKNVFIICVGLLLYYIGGFNLMYPGFEDGDSGFLKFAGFGLPIPENGLTPDYAGGGYTYWTDFLFQGMFAATAATIVSGAVAERVKLGGFMLFTILYVGLVYPIVGSWQWGGGFLSSLAYGEAEGFYDFAGSTLVHSVGGWGALIAIYLLGARIGKFGEDGKAKAIPGHNLPLAAAGVLILWLGWFGFNGGSVLSADPAGTSLVLVTTSLAAAAGGVSAFVTSTILYKNYDLTMFLNGILGGLVGITAGADLMSPNEAVIIGILAGIIVVLGIALIDRLKLDDPVGAVTVHLICGIWGTLAVGIFGDKAGLDQFLVQLAGIGAAAAFCSFFGFIILFAIKKTMGLRVSEQEELEGLDIHEHGMDAYADFRMNQH is encoded by the coding sequence ATGGAAGCAGGATTATTTACAGCTAACAATGTTTGGATGATGGTCTGTACGGGGCTTGTGTTCTTTATGCACCTCGGATTCTCCTTTTTGGAAATCGGACTCACCAGACAAAAGAATACCGTCAACATTCTATTCAAAAATGTCTTCATTATATGTGTAGGGTTATTGCTCTACTACATTGGAGGATTCAATCTTATGTATCCAGGTTTTGAGGACGGAGACTCTGGATTCTTGAAATTTGCCGGATTCGGACTACCCATTCCGGAAAACGGGTTGACACCAGACTATGCCGGTGGCGGCTACACGTATTGGACAGATTTTCTTTTTCAGGGAATGTTCGCGGCCACAGCGGCTACCATTGTATCGGGTGCCGTAGCGGAACGGGTCAAATTGGGTGGCTTTATGCTTTTCACCATCTTATATGTAGGCCTGGTTTACCCTATCGTAGGTTCATGGCAATGGGGCGGCGGCTTCTTGTCATCACTTGCTTACGGTGAAGCAGAGGGGTTCTATGATTTTGCCGGCTCTACCTTGGTGCACTCCGTTGGTGGTTGGGGGGCCCTGATAGCCATTTATCTATTGGGCGCGCGTATCGGTAAATTTGGTGAAGATGGCAAGGCCAAGGCTATTCCTGGTCACAACCTACCCCTGGCAGCAGCGGGAGTATTGATTCTTTGGCTAGGCTGGTTCGGGTTTAATGGTGGATCTGTGCTATCAGCCGATCCCGCAGGTACTTCACTGGTCTTGGTGACTACTTCATTGGCAGCAGCAGCAGGTGGGGTTTCTGCATTTGTAACATCGACCATACTTTACAAAAACTATGACCTGACCATGTTCTTGAACGGAATTCTAGGTGGTCTTGTGGGCATTACAGCCGGAGCGGACCTAATGTCGCCCAACGAGGCAGTCATCATAGGCATTCTCGCGGGCATTATTGTTGTGCTCGGTATAGCCTTAATTGATAGATTGAAACTTGACGATCCCGTAGGTGCTGTCACCGTTCACTTGATCTGTGGTATTTGGGGCACCTTGGCAGTGGGTATTTTTGGCGATAAGGCCGGTCTTGACCAATTCTTGGTGCAGTTGGCCGGTATCGGAGCGGCAGCAGCGTTTTGCTCCTTCTTCGGATTCATCATACTCTTCGCCATCAAGAAAACCATGGGGCTTAGGGTCTCTGAACAAGAAGAACTTGAAGGGCTCGACATTCACGAGCATGGCATGGATGCCTATGCAGACTTTAGGATGAACCAACATTAA
- a CDS encoding ABC transporter permease: MGKLRLIVKREYLAKVRNRSFIIMTFLSPILLVAMVLLIVYLTRINDSEKRVISVLNESEHFSESFPITESSSYVQFEHIDFETAKDSTISLGYYGLLYIPAGKHIEASADQAYLYTKDNPSTYVLDEIENIIQSELRKERLQGLGFTSEQFKQVEADFNLGTSTFDGKQNLKGINEIKAFIGGGFGYLIMMFIIIYGGFVMRSVIEEKTSRIIEVIISSVKPFQLMLGKIIGTSLAGVTQFAIWIFSASLLLVIAALIFDIDLSTLNAAPNMAPSGMPDVETFSSGTESEMQRYAQELFNLPWLTILLSFVLYFILGYLIYSSIYAAIGAAVDNETDTQQFIFPIILPLMLAIYVGFFSVFSNPHGPIAVGFSIFPLTSPIVMLMRLPSGIGETGVPIWQLVSSIVLLIVTFMGIVWLAAKIYRVGILMYGKKPTYRELFKWLKY; encoded by the coding sequence ATGGGCAAGTTAAGGCTGATCGTCAAGCGCGAATATTTGGCCAAGGTCAGAAATAGATCATTTATCATTATGACCTTTTTGAGTCCCATATTATTGGTGGCCATGGTACTTTTGATTGTCTATTTGACCAGAATAAATGATAGCGAAAAGCGGGTAATCTCGGTTTTGAACGAAAGTGAACATTTTTCAGAAAGCTTTCCTATCACCGAAAGCTCTTCATATGTGCAATTTGAGCACATAGATTTTGAAACCGCCAAAGACTCTACTATTTCTTTGGGATATTATGGATTGCTCTATATTCCGGCTGGTAAGCATATCGAGGCATCTGCAGATCAAGCATACCTGTACACCAAGGATAATCCTTCCACTTATGTATTGGATGAAATCGAAAACATTATCCAAAGCGAGCTCAGAAAAGAACGGCTTCAAGGCTTGGGTTTCACTTCAGAGCAATTCAAACAGGTAGAGGCAGATTTCAATCTGGGCACTTCTACTTTCGATGGCAAGCAAAACCTAAAGGGAATCAATGAAATCAAGGCTTTCATAGGGGGTGGTTTTGGTTATTTGATCATGATGTTCATCATTATTTATGGTGGATTTGTCATGCGCAGCGTAATCGAAGAAAAGACCAGCCGTATCATAGAGGTCATTATATCATCGGTAAAACCGTTTCAACTGATGTTGGGCAAGATCATCGGAACATCATTGGCCGGGGTCACCCAATTCGCCATTTGGATATTTTCTGCTTCGCTGTTACTGGTCATAGCTGCCCTAATTTTCGATATCGATCTTTCTACGCTCAATGCTGCACCCAATATGGCCCCAAGCGGTATGCCAGATGTTGAAACGTTTTCATCGGGCACCGAAAGCGAGATGCAGCGGTATGCACAAGAACTTTTCAATTTGCCATGGCTGACCATATTGCTCTCATTTGTGCTATATTTCATATTGGGGTATTTGATCTATAGTTCGATATATGCCGCCATTGGGGCTGCGGTCGACAATGAAACCGATACGCAACAGTTTATTTTTCCTATTATTTTGCCATTGATGCTGGCCATTTATGTTGGTTTTTTCTCGGTATTCAGTAATCCACATGGGCCAATTGCGGTCGGTTTTTCAATATTTCCACTGACCTCGCCCATAGTGATGCTGATGCGATTGCCCAGCGGTATCGGAGAGACCGGAGTACCCATTTGGCAGTTGGTTTCTTCCATTGTTTTGTTAATCGTTACTTTTATGGGCATCGTATGGTTGGCGGCCAAGATCTATCGTGTCGGCATTCTTATGTACGGTAAAAAGCCGACCTATCGAGAACTGTTCAAATGGCTCAAATATTAA
- the crcB gene encoding fluoride efflux transporter CrcB translates to MKQLLLVFLGGGIGSALRYLISKFLNPLHDSFYWGTFSVNIVGCLIIGIVLGLSAKENFLSQNQMLLLATGFCGGFTTFSAFALEKHTLLKGGDFLSLFVYAACSILFGILAVGFGLWLTRNHL, encoded by the coding sequence GTGAAACAATTGCTACTTGTTTTTTTGGGTGGTGGTATTGGCAGTGCCCTTAGATATTTGATTTCAAAATTTCTAAATCCCTTGCACGATTCTTTTTACTGGGGCACGTTCTCTGTAAACATTGTTGGTTGTTTGATCATTGGTATTGTATTGGGTCTTTCGGCAAAAGAAAATTTTCTTTCACAGAACCAAATGCTCTTGCTCGCCACTGGCTTTTGTGGTGGCTTTACCACTTTTTCTGCATTTGCCCTTGAGAAGCATACCTTGTTGAAAGGTGGTGATTTTCTCTCTTTATTTGTCTATGCAGCCTGTAGTATTCTCTTCGGAATACTGGCTGTCGGCTTTGGCCTTTGGCTAACAAGGAACCATCTTTAG